The Mercurialis annua linkage group LG7, ddMerAnnu1.2, whole genome shotgun sequence genome includes the window GCCACTTTTTTTGCCAACAAAATAAAGGTCTCATTTTCAATGAAAGGCACTCGGAATAAAGAGGAATCTCCCCACAAAACTCTGTTTCTCTTCTCATAATTCTTCTATcaattttttccaatttttttagtGCGATTTGAAGAAAACTGTTCTCGAAAAGATCAACtcacaacaacaaaaaaaggaTTAGCGGTAAGTATTTcaacaaatttttattattgttctaTGAAATATGCATTGTTTGGAGTAAAATCTGAATTTTAATCACAagatcttatttttaatataaacgGAAGTTTAACCTAGAGATCCTAGAAAACAAATAAGCAAATAAACagaaaattatccaaataaataagtccaaattcactttttcttttacagtaaattaaaaattgctGAAATTCCAGTTTtgtctaaaataatttttttgggaTCCCTTTCTTGAGATGTTTTTCCTgcataaaagaaaataaagacagaaaaatgattaaaacaaagaatctaataattattaataaaaaaatgggtCTGGCTTTACTTTGTTCATGAGGTAATCGAATAGGGGTTAGTTTTGTTTGTCAATTtataagaaaaatgaaaaattagatcaaataaaacaaatcagtagaaatagaaaaaaatctctaaggataaaaaaaacaaaggaaatttttaaatgtttaacctGGTGAtaaattttccaaaaaaaaatatttggtgATAAAATTGAGTTTACAAagtaaaagaaaattgaaaggAGAAAGGTAGTGAGGAAAGTTGCGGCAATCATagaaaaattaggttaaaaaaagGGGCGAtgacaaaaatatttacaaatgtaccagtaaactttttttatttacaaaaatacgactgatttaaaattaattacaaaagtaccaaaaaataaaaattaattacaaaagtacgatttgtataatgtcggtataattatggtataattttggaatactaaaactattaatcagataatttaaaaataatatttggtttattattggtataatttcagtatattttcggtatatcgattataaatttttatatattttttctagttgataacatgtatattttttttatatgtacttttcactatagttggcaATGAACTAAAggatttgtatattgttggtataattttagtatattgttaggttaatatttagtatgcgatgtggtgtaatgttgatataataataaaatttcagtatattttgatgtgtacacttttggtatactgttggtataattttggtatattattaatttaatttttagtatacaacttgatgtaattttgataaatttccatttaatattaataaaatctcattaTGTATAAAgtcggtataattttggtataatgttgatataatgttagtttattagtatactgacattatacccacagtatacaccgtatgtttgatattattttttatttttttgtacttttgtaaatattattaatatttttgtaaatgaaaaaagtcaacatgtagttttgtaattatttttattttttttggtaaatggtgtaatttcctctaaaaaAAAACTGATTGTGGTCCATTTATATATTCAGAGATTTACTGTTCTAGGTATGTCCAACCCATGCCTAAGAGCCCAAGGCCATATCTCGGGCCAGCTGAGGCCCGCTTGTTGGGATGTGGACTCCTCAGTCCCGTGCTTAGCACCTAGGCCTGCAAGGCCCACTCGTGTCtccatttttgaattttttaataaaagaaattatctatacgcatttaaaaaatattttttttattttttaatattatcacataAATAAagtgaattaattaaatttgtgtcTTTAGCATAACTTgaatgatatttattttttcagataatatttcagagtttgaatattaatttatttttatcagtCAGATATGAAACGATTAGATAATTATTCGAATATTGTTTAATCTatctcaaattttaattatgatttattatataatattttggtattcaaatatcatttaattaatttatgtaatttttaaatatcataattttattttaaaagttgacTGAGTAATATTATGGTGCTTAAATATTATCCCGTTTCTTcacttaaaaattaattttttatttttaatttagcgTCTCGGCATTCAAACCGAGACCTAAATTTACACTTTTTATTCGGCGTCTCGGCTTTCAAATCCAGATCCAATTTTTATTTGGCCGAGAtccaaatttaaactttttattcgGCATCTCGGCTTTCAAATCGAGAtccaattttacattttttatttggtgTCGCGACATTCAAACCGAGAtctaaaattagattttttattcAGCATCTTAGCTTTCAAATCGAAATCCAAATTTACAACTTCTTATTCGGCTTCCCGGCTTTCAAACCAAGACTCAAATTCAATTTACACATATTAAATGTTTTCCTTGTAgtcttaaataattattttacgaaCTATGTGGGTTTTGAGTCTGGCATGATAGACACGTAGGCGTTTCGGCACATAAACGAgactcaaatttaattttgtcaaaatctactttctttaaatttttgtctAAAATATTTCAACTTGGACTAATGTTTTTGATTCTGACATGACAGATACATAGGCATCTGTGCATCCGATgttaaaattaatgtttttacATTATTCCATACTAATAATTCATAATAATAtcctataaattaatttaatttatacttttattttatttatttatattatatctaTACTAGATACATACTCAGTAATGGAttgcttcaatccataaacCTGTTTTTTAGTTTAGAACAAAAATGCGTACTGTCAATTTCTTGGGAAACCGAAAGCATTGCGTGAAAATCCTTACTCAAAACGAACTCCTGTATTCGGGTTCGATAAACAACGAGGGTATATTGGTTTTGGGAACACTCTTCCTTATAGTCAGAAGTCAAAAAGTTAAGTCATACCACTCTTCTCGTATTCATACCACGTGCCCCCTAATATCTATTTTcttaattcttaaatttatacGTCCAAACTTCAGTACTTCGACGTTTTAATTTCGGggaattttttttctcatttttaggtttattttaaatgatatatttgTTTCATGTTTGTTATTGGTTCTATTTGAAATAATTAAGATGGGGATGAGATTCTTGTATGTTGAAGTAGTTTTAATTAATGCAAATAAATTTAAGTTGATAGGAAATATTTATCTTAAGAGTAAAAATGCTGCGTCAAAATTGCATAAATTCATCAAGTTTTGACTAATACAtgatataaaatttcaattcattAGTGTTGGGGGTGAGGTTTTTAATGGTGGTGAAGGAATTAGAGATTATGTTTATAGCCTTTTAGACTTATTGTTGTTCATCTTTGGTAGATTATACAGTCTCTTATAGAAGTCAGAGGCAGCTATATTTAATTCAAGCCTGAGTTGCTGTTTCATAGGATCTTTGTGTAAAATTACCCTGATGTGCATAGCAATTTTTCTATGGCAAGCTCATCCTTGTTATCCTTTCCTTTTATTGCTCAACCGAGACGAATTTTATAGCCGGTATGTAAACTATGAGTTTCAGTGTTTTGCTTCATTTAGGCAGGCAATGATTGTTTTTTTAGGTATTGTGTGGTTTTGTTATGATTTTTTGAGCTTTCAAGGCCAACGAAGCCGCTGTCTTGGTGGGGAATTGAAAACCAGATTTTGGGTGGGAGAGATGAGCAGGCAGGTGGGACATGGTTGGCTTGCACAAAAGATGGCAAGATTGCTTTTATCACTAATGTTAGGGAACTTAGATCGATCCCGAGTGCCAATAGCAGAGGCGACCTTCCTCTTAATTTTTTGCAGGTAAACTATTAATGACTTTGTATTTTACGTAGTTGTTTTATGGGATTTCTTTGTTGATGACTCCTTTTAATATTGTTGTGATTACTGCCATAAAAACCTTTTACAATTCATTACAGTTCGGTATGCTAATATTCTGCCTTTTTGATagctaattttaatatttttgctcGACATATATATTTGACATGTGTGAAATGACATGAAAGAGGATGATagataaattaactaaaaagaaACATAGTTGCATTTAAGAGTCGCTAGCTATGTTGCATTGAAACGAAACATTGAACGTGGAAACGTTGTAATGAGaaagtacattttaaaaaaaaaatatgctaTACAAATTAAGTTTTGGAGTTTTAATGCTGAAGCGTTGGTCTCAACAAGTTTCCGTGTAACATAGGTGCTAGTGTAGGAAGTAACTAtctgtttcattttgtttcccTTAGAAATAAATTCACACAGTATCTTCAAATGCGAAAACTatggatttgatttttttatctgaTAGACTAGTAAGACTGTCTTGTTTCAACAGCATTTAGCAGTGACTATTTTTTATGATTACAGAGCAATAAGAGTCCGAAGGAGTTTGTAGAAGATCTAGCAAAAGAAGCAGATAAATATAGCGGGTTTAACTTGATATTAGCTGATATTCGTACTAAATCCATGGTTTACATCACTAATAGATCAAAAACAGAAGATAGTTTTGTGACAGATGTACCTCCTGGAATGCATGTGCTATCAAATGCTAGCTTGAACTCGCCTTGGCCTAAGGTAACATGATGCATCATGCCACGTAAAATTTACGATATTGTATTATACCTGCCAATGCgctgattttaaataatttatgtgCCAATCATGTTTCAATAAGGGTGTGCATTAGATCCGTTTAACTGGAGtaatattttgtataaaaattcatttttcggTTAAGTCTTTTCACATCCTGATCACTTGATCATTTGTACAGGCTGAGCGATTGAGTCATAATTTGAAGgaatttttagacaaatatGGGGAGATGGAGGTACCCGTTAAAGAGATGGTTGAAATACTAATGATGAATAATATTAAAGATGATGAAAGCAAGTTACCAAAAATATATCCTGCTGAGTTTGAATACCAGCTGAGTTCCATATTTGTGGACACTGACACTCCTCTGGTAAATTATTTTGGTGCAATATTGTTCATCTCTTTTGATAATGGCGCTTAACGATTTGTTTTGCAGGGACGATATGGAACAAGAAGCACGACTGTATTATCGGTGAAATCAAACGGAGAGGTTAACTTCTATGAAAGATACTTGGAGAAGGAAAAGTGGCAGGAGAAGACAGAAAGTTTTCAAGTACAACCATAGAGGACATTGAGGAGTTTAAGTTGTCTTTTCAAGAGTTTTATTGCTCTTTGATAAGAGTAATGTTATAAACCCTCCTTTTTAACCCACTTGACGTGACAATCACGTCAATAAAAGAGTATATGGattaaaagtttatatatttttgaaggGATATTTGAAGGATAAAATACTATAGAGAAGTAGAATTATAAAAAGTGACTTAAGGTGGATTGTAAAATATTTtcctttaataaatatttaattttatagtgtGATGATTTGTTTATCAAGTTAAAGACAAAGAACAGTAATATGGTATTTATGAAAAAGAGACACTAAAAGGTGGAGGCACTTCACCTTTCATACTAATTGGATGGTGTTCCACTAATAAAAAGATTAGGTAAAAtgattttcttttgtttattaaaatttttaattggCCTTAGTTATCATATAATctttggctaataatcaccgacggtcctcgacttttGTCCTAAACTTCCATAAACtccctatactttcaaaagcttccctaaacctccaacctttgtggcggcgccattcacagCCCTTATAGACGAAACTACCCTTTTGGTTTTGGCGGCTGTCCTTTTTTTGGGAAAAAAACAAATAGTGGCGCCACATGTTAATTGACACGTcatttaatgtcaaaacaaaattgaaacacccaaaacaccccctaaaatattaaaccaaatcaaatttacttAATCAAAACCAACCCACGGTCAATCTATTTACAACCGCACACCAACCCGAACCACTCACCGCACCCGCCGCCGACCACCACCCGCCGCCCGCCGCCGACCACCACCCGCCGCCGACCACCACCCGCCGCCCGCCGCCGACCCATCGGAATATGTTCTTGGAGAACATATGCacatctgttctccaagaacagatgcacatctgttctccaagaacagatgtgCAGAAGACGAGCACCAGCTCGTCTTctctgctgctcgtcttctgaaAAATGGAGAAATGGAGAAGACGAGCAACAGCTCGTCTTCCcagggaagacgagctgctgctcgtcttct containing:
- the LOC126657487 gene encoding uncharacterized protein LOC126657487 isoform X1 — protein: MCIAIFLWQAHPCYPFLLLLNRDEFYSRPTKPLSWWGIENQILGGRDEQAGGTWLACTKDGKIAFITNVRELRSIPSANSRGDLPLNFLQSNKSPKEFVEDLAKEADKYSGFNLILADIRTKSMVYITNRSKTEDSFVTDVPPGMHVLSNASLNSPWPKAERLSHNLKEFLDKYGEMEVPVKEMVEILMMNNIKDDESKLPKIYPAEFEYQLSSIFVDTDTPLGRYGTRSTTVLSVKSNGEVNFYERYLEKEKWQEKTESFQVQP
- the LOC126657487 gene encoding uncharacterized protein LOC126657487 isoform X2; amino-acid sequence: MCIAIFLWQAHPCYPFLLLLNRDEFYSRPTKPLSWWGIENQILGGRDEQAGGTWLACTKDGKIAFITNVRELRSIPSANSRGDLPLNFLQSNKSPKEFVEDLAKEADKYSGFNLILADIRTKSMVYITNRSKTEDSFVTDVPPGMHVLSNASLNSPWPKAERLSHNLKEFLDKYGEMEGRYGTRSTTVLSVKSNGEVNFYERYLEKEKWQEKTESFQVQP